TGTGGCGGGCAAGCCGGCCAAATCGACGCTCGGGACGACGTGAGCACAAGAGGTCAATTTTTTTGACCTCTTGTGCGTTGCGACTATTACGCCACTTTTGAAAAGATGCTATGGCGTCCTAAAGCGCGCCGCGTTCAAACGTACTCACGCGGCGCGCTTTAGGTCTTTGTTTCTGTGCATGTCGTCACCCCAAAACCGCTGCACACTCTTGGGCGACATGCACTAATCTCCATTCGATGAGGGCGATCCATGACGCAAATCCTCGACATCAGCGATCTCAAGGCCCTCGCCAAGCGGCGGGTTCCAAAGCTTTTCTTCGACTACGCCGACAGCGGCGCCTGGACGGAGGGGACCTATCGGGCGAACGAGGAGGATTTCGCGAAGATCAAGCTGCGCCAGCGGGTGCTGGTCGACATGACAAACCGGTCGCTCGAAACGTCGATGATCGGCCAGAAAGTGTCGATGCCGGTGGCGCTTGCCCCCACCGGCCTGACCGGCATGCAGCATGCCGACGGGGAAATGCTCGCGGCCCAGGCAGCCGAGGCCCATGGCGTTCCCTTCACGCTCTCGACGATGAGCATCTGCTCGATCGAGGACGTCGCGTCGGTCACGACGAAACCCTTCTGGTTTCAGCTCTATGTCATGCGCGAGCGCGAATTCGTGCTCAACCTCATCGACCGCGCCAAGGCGGCCAAATGCTCGGCCCTCGTCCTGACACTCGACCTGCAGATTCTCGGCCAGCGCCACAAGGATCTTCGCAACGGGCTTTCGGCGCCGCCGCGCATGACGCCCAAACATCTCTGGATGATGGCGACACGGCCGCGCTGGTGCATGAAGATGCTCGGCACCAACCGCCGCACCTTCCGCAACATCGTCGGCCACGCCAAGAGCGTCACCGACCTCTCCTCGCTGCATGCCTGGACGGCGGAGCAGTTCGACCCGCAGCTTTCCTGGAAGGACGTCGAGTGGATCAAGGAGCGCTGGGGCGGCCCGCTCATCCTGAAGGGCATCCTCGATCCGGAAGACGCGAAAATGGCAGCGAAGACCGGCGCCGACGCAATCATCGTCTCGAATCACGGCGGGCGCCAGCTCGATGGAGCGCCGTCTTCGATCAGCATGTTGCCGAAGATCATCGACGCCGTCGGCGATCAGATCGAGGTCCATGTCGACGGCGGCATCCGCTCCGGCCAGGACGTGCTGAAGGCCGTCGCCCTCGGAGCCAAGGGCACCTTCATCGGCCGGCCCTTCCTCTACGGCCTCGGCGCTATGGGCAAGGATGGCGTGACCCTCGCCCTCGACATCATCCGCAAGGAGATGGACATCACCATGGCGCTCTGCGGCAAGCGCAGCATCACCGATGTGGGCCGCGACGTCATCGCCGAATACGCGATGTAACGTGGCAAGCGGCGGGCGTTGCCCGCCCGCTTCCCGTCGTCCGGCTCAACTGCCGCGATAGGTGGAATAGCCGTAGGGCGAGAGCAGCAGCGGCACGTGATAGTGGCTGGCAACGTCGGCGATGCCGAACCGCAGCGGGATAAGGTCTAGGAAGGCCGGATCCGGGAGCGCCATCCCGGCCGCGCGCAGATAGTCGCCGGCGTGAAAGACCAGCTCGTACTGGCCCGCCTTGAAACTTTCGCCCTCCGCAAGCGGCGCGTCGACCCGGCCGTCGTTGTTGGTGCGGACCGTGCGGATCAACTGCCGCTCCTCACCGTCCAGCCGAAAGAGATCGATCCTGAGCCCCTCGGCCGGCTTGCCGAGTGCGGTGTCGAGGACGTGGGTCGTCAGGCGGCCGCTCTTGCTCATCGGACTGTTTCCTTTGACGGCAGATCTGGGATGACGAAAGGCTCTTCGTAGAAGAATTCCTCGAGATTGTTGCCCGGCCCGTCGCGATCGACGACGAGGAAATCGCTGGCGGTGTCGATCGTCATCAACGGATGGTGCCAGACATTGCGGCCATAATTGACCCCCTGCCGGCCGCTTGCCAAAAAGGCCCGCGGCCTGCCCGGGCGTCCGCCCTCGTCCTCGGCGACAACCGCGAGCCAGGGCCGATCGTGAAGCGGCGAGAAACTCTGGGTGCCGAGCGGGTGGCGCTCCATCATGGTGAGCCTGTAGGGGAACGTCCGCGGCTGACCGCGAAAGATGTTGATGATCACCCGCGCGCCCTCCCCGGCGACGTCGACTTCGCCACGGGCATGAAACCGCTCGGTATTGCCACCATTGATGAACCGCGCCGAAGCCGGGTCGGCCTCGATGACGCTGCCGAACGGGGCGAAAGCCTCCTTGGTCAGAGGCTCGATCGAAATGAAATGTGACATCAGGTCCGGGTCCCAGCGACGCCGGGGTGCCAAGCGGCGCCGGCGGGCAGTTCGGGGACGGTCTTGTCAGGCATTGTCTTCTCCCGGAAGCATGGAACCAAGCCGCAGCCGGGCGATCCGCTCCACCTGCGCGCAGGCGGCTTCAAATTCTTCTGCGGAATTGTCAATCCGTTGCTCGAAGGCGGCGAGGATCTCCTCCTTCGTCAGTCCCTTTACGGCGATGATGAAAGGAAAGTCGAACTTCTTCGTGTAGGCCGCGTTGAGCTCCGTGAAACGGGCATGCTCTTCCGACGAAAGCCGGTCAAGGCCCGCCGATGCCTGTTCGGACTTCGAGTCGACCGTGAGCTGGCCGGCGACGGCCAGCTTGCCGGCAAGATCGGGATGGGCGCGCAAGACGGCGAGTCGTTCTGCGGGCGATGCCGCGCGAAAGGCGTTGCAGAGCGCCGAATGGACGTTGCCAGCGGTCAAACCCGACGAGGCGGCATGATCGAACGCACGCTCCGCCACCCAGGGCGAATGCTCGAAGATGTCGCCGAAGCGGCGAACAAAATGCTCGCGTTCCGACATCAGCGCAGTCCTTCCGGGCTATGGTGCTCGTGCCAGTGGCGGGCAATGTCGATGCGCTGCGGCACCCATACCTTGTCGTGCGACAGGACGTAGTCGATGAAGCGGGCGAGCGCCGCAGCCCGTCCCGGCCGGCCGACGAGACGGCAATGCAGGCCGACATTCATCATCTTCGGGCTGCCGTCCCTGCCCTCCTCATAGAGCACGTCGAAAGTGTCCTTGAGATAGGTGAAGAACTGGTCGCCGGAATTGAACCCCTGGTTGGTGGCAAAACGCATGTCGTTGGCGTCGAGCGTATAGGGAATGATGAGATGCGGTTTGTCGGGTGTCAGCCCCGGCACCCAATAGGGAAGCTCGTCCGCATAGGAATCGCAGGAATAGAGGAAGCCGCCCTCCTCCAGGACGAGCTTCAGCGTGTTTGCCGAAGGCTTGCCCTGGTAGATGCCGAGCGGCCGCTCGCCCGTCAGCTCCGTGTGCAGTCGCACGACCTCGCGAATGTGCTCGCGCTCGACCTCCTCCGGAAAGTCCCTGTATTCGAGCCAGCGCAGCCCGTGGCTGGCGATCTCCCACCCGGCCTCCTTCATAGCGGCGACCGCCTCCGGGTTGCGCGCCATGGCCAGCGTCACGCCGTAGACCGTCAGCGTCACGCCGCGGCTCGTGAAGATGCGCCACAGCCGCCAGAAGCCGGCTCGTGCCCCATATTCGTAGATCGATTCCATATTGAGGTTGCGCTGTCCCGGCCAGGGCTGTGCACCGACGATTTCCGACAGCAGGCATTCGGATGCCGGATCGCCATCCAGAATGCAGCTTTCGCCGCCCTCCTCATAGTTCAGGACGAATTGCACCGCGATGCGCGCATCGCCCGGCCATCGGGGATGGGGCGGCGTTCGCCCGTAGCCAACCAGGTCGCGCGGATAGGAAGTCTCTGCCATGAGGTCACCTTCGATTTTTCCGAAACGGTAACACCGCACACCGGATTGTCGAGATGAAAATGACGGCCGGAGAGGAGCTTAGCGTATCGCTGAAAGAGTATTGGCAAAGAGCGACAAGGGGCCTCCGGCGTCACCAGGTGCCTGGGGCTGCGCCTCGGGCCGAACCGCCCTTTCGCCCCTTGGGCGGACGGAGATTTTGCCGAGCGGATGCTGGGAATGGACGCGCATCGGCGCCCCCGTCTCCGGTTCGACGAACAAGGCGAGGCTGTCGATCGCGAGCGGCTTCGTCAGATGCGGTTCGAAGACCTCTCGCAACGGCGCCTCCAGTCGTCGCCCGCCATCGGCACCCAGTGGACCGGTGAGTTTCATATGGAATCGGTATTCTTCCATCACGAAGGGATCGCCCCACCGATAGAGGTTGGTGAATTGCGGCGCGGTCAGCCGATCGGGATCGGAGCGTTCGATCTCTTCCTCGCTGAGCGGCGCCCGGTAGCGGTCGAACGCCTGCAGAACCCGCGCGGCGAGCATATGCATTGCATGGCTCGGCACCTGCGGCAGCAAGCCCAGGCACTGGCTGAGGCGCGCCACCTCCAGCCGCTCGATCGCGAACGGCGTCTCGGCGCTGGTGAAGTGCATCAACGTTCTCAGCAATTGCGCTTCATCTACGCCTTCGGCAAGGCGGAAGGGAGCCATGATCATCGCATGAAAGCCGAATCGGCGCGGAACGGCCGTGTGGAAAGCGATCTCCGAAACGCGGAGGCCGGCGATCGGCGGCGGCTCCACGGGCTCGCCGGAATAAACGCTGCGGGCGAGCCAGCTCGCCGCCGCCGCCGACAACGGGTCTCCCATCGGCGGCGTAAAACAAATGGCGTACCGCATTGCGACGCTCCGAAATTCTGTTCGATAGCCGCCTCTTAGGTGATTTGCGTGACAGATTGACGAAGTGGAATGGGGGCTATCGCAGGCCCGCGATATGGGTTTCGCATCGGAAGGATGGCGGCAGTTCGACGCTCGTCCGCCCGGCAAGTTCGTCGATGACGAAGCTGGCCAGAACATGCGCCATCCCGAAACTGACCTTGAAGCCGCCGGTCAGCACCGACAGCCTTTGATGATCCGGATGTCGGCCGACCATCGGCTCGCGGCCCGTGGCCTTTGGGCGCAGTCCGGCCCAGCGCTCGATCACCGGTGCGTCGCGCAGGACCGGAGCGACAGCTGCGGCGCGATCGATCAGCCCGTCCAGTTGTGCATCCGTCGAAAACGGCTCGGCGAATTGGTTCTCGCTGGTGCTGCCGATGGCCACGTAGCCGTTTTCATGCGGAACGATATAGAGGCCGTCGGTGAAAATGATCGGCGCAGCCGGATCGATGTCGGCGCGAAGCAGCGCCGCCTGCCCCTTGACCGCGCCGCCGCTCGGCACCTGCTGCCCCTGCGCCAATCGGTCGATCAAGGGGAAACTCCCGACCCCTGCGGATAGGATACACTGCCCGAACGTCAGCTCGCGCCCGTCGGCGAGCGCCAGCCGGCCGCGTCGCGGTTCGATCGAGGCGACCTCGGCCCCCTCTTCGAACCGGACATGGGGAAACTGAACAAGTGCCGCCCGCAGCGTCGCCAGCAGGTTTCGCGGCGCCACGCATGCCGCCAGCGTCTCGTGGACGATCCCGAAGGGTGCCGAATCCGCTGCTGGCCACCCGTCAGATCCGGCATCACCGAGGTGCCAGTGGAAACGCCGGCCGCCCGCAATCCAGTGTCGCTCGGCGTCCTGCTCGTGACCGAGCGCAATTTCACGGAGGTGCCGCCTGCCGAGCGGCATGATCCGGCCCGAGCGGCGATAGCCGGCCGAAAGTCCGGTCTCCGCTTCAAGCCGGGCAATCTCATTCTCGAGGGAAACCAGGGCATCGAATTGGAACTGCTTCTTGGCGTTCCAGCGGTCCGGCATATGCGGCATCAACGCGCCGAGCAGACCGCCGCTCGCGCCTGCGCCGATGCTCTTTCGCTCGAGGAGGCGCGTCTCGATGCCGGCACGGCCGGCCAGGAGCGCTGCCCAGAGCCCCATGATACCGCCGCCAACGATCAAAACTTCGCTCATCGATTGACCTTCTCCTGCATAATTCCGTAGATCGAACTCGATTCAAGGAACACGCGGCGATGCACAGCCGCAAGACCAACGACATTGCGATGACAGAACCTGATATCCGCCAAGGCCCGCCGCCGGCACAGCAGGGCCTTGAATGGCACGCCGGCGATATGCCCTATTCGGTGGAATTTGGCGATCACTTTTACTGCCGCACCGATGGCCGGCTGGAATGCGGCCATGTTTTCCTCAGCGGCAACCGGCTGCCGGCGCGGTGGAGCACAGGCGGCGCCTTTACGATCGGCGAGCTCGGCTTCGGCACCGGCCTGAATTTCTGTGAGACCTGGCGGCAATGGAAACAGGCACGGGTCTCCGACGGTCGGTTACACTTCGTCTCCTTCGAGCGCTTTCCGATGCGCGCCGGCGATATCGACCGGGCACTGTCTCATTGGCCGGAGATCGACGCAGAGCGACGGGCGCTGGTCGCCCATTGGCCGCATGCTCCCGCCGGCCGCATCGGCATCGACTTCAACGAGGTGCGGCTCACGGTGGTCTGCGGCACGGCGCTCGATCGTCTTCCGGCGTCGCCGGAAGTCTTCGACGCCTGGTATCTCGACGGTTTCGCGCCGTCCCGCAACCCCGACATGTGGTCGCAGGACCTCATGCAGGCGGTGTTCGACAAGACTGTCGAAGGCGGTACCTTCGCCACTTATGCGGCCGCGGGATTCGTCCGCCGCAATCTCGCCGCCGCCGGCTTCGCCGTCGAGCGTCTTCCGGGCTTTGCCGGCAAGCGCGAGATGCTGCGGGGCGATAAGGCTTGAACGTCTACCCGGGAAAAACCACCGACTTGACCGTTGCAATCAACTGATCGGTCGGCACGGCCACGCAGTTGCGGTCGATCTCGGCGACTGTCTTTTCCTTGACGTGAGCGGAAAGCAGCTTCCTGAGATCGCCCAAGGTCTTCGGCGCGGCGCAGATCACCAGGTTCTCGAAAGCGTTTTCCAGAGCATAGTGGTCGAGCTTCCCGGCGATCTCGACTGCGAAGCGGTGCTGCTCCTCGCGGACCGGATCACTGCTGTATTCCATCGCCGAGCGGCCATGTCCCACCGACGAATGGCTGCGGCCCGGTTTATCGGCCATGATGTCTTGAGCGCGTCTCCCCTCGATCTCGTAGGATTCCACTTCCGGCTGCTGACGACCATCCTTCAGCAGGTTGACGTCCTTGACGATGCGCGCCGCATTGCCATCGGCTGCCAGTATCCAAATCCGGTTCCGCACTGGTTCCTCTCCTGTGTCTCGATTGGAAGATAGGTCGGCGAAGACTACAGGGACGGAACGGTTGAATCCGCGTCAGGTTCCCGATCGCCAAAAGTCCATTTCTGTCCGGCGTCCCGCGGCTTGACTGCAAGCGCGCAAGATAGGCATCAAATCTGGGTTTCGGCGCCGGCCCGTATCGCTCCCGCTCCTGCCGACCTGGACCACGCAATTCCTGGCACTGTTCGCACCTGGCCTTCAGCTGCAACGTGCCGAAAATGCCGAGGCCGAGCCGCAGAATTGTACGCTCCGGCGTTTGTTCTGCAAGGCTTTCATGCAGGGTGCCTGGCCACGCGCTTCTTCCGATTCTCTCCGGCGACGCAGCTTCGGACGAAGCGGCTGCAGGACCCTAATTCTTGCACGCGCGAAAGATGCAGCTTGACTTTTCGGCCCAAAACAACGACATGGACAGCGCGTCACCTTCCGGCCGCCGCGTGAGCGCGCCCTCGGCAGACACTTCAAGCCGGGAAGAAGGAATAGCGCGAGACACGCCGCAACTCAGCGGCAGCACAGGCGCTTGACGATTTTCTCTTAACCCACAAGTTCCCAATTCACGCGGGGTTCTTGACGCCAGACGACACCGGAATTGCAAGAGGCGATTCCGGCGAATGTGTTTGGCGCCCCGAAAGGTATATGCATTGTCCACTTTCAAAGAGCTCGGTCTCTCGCAGCAGATCCTGGCGACCCTCTCCGCCAATGGCTTCGAGAAGCCGACGCCCATCCAGGCCCAGGCCATTCCGCTTGTCCTCAAAGGTCATGACCTCATCGGTCTCGCCCAGACGGGCACCGGCAAGACGGCGGCGTTCGGCCTGCCCATGATCGAGAAACTTGTCGCCGACGGCAAGCGCCCCGACCCGCGCAACATCCGCGCGCTCGTGCTTGCACCGACCCGCGAACTCGTCAACCAGATCGCCACCAACCTCAAGCTCTTCGTGAAGAAGAGCCCGTTGAAGGTCGGTGTCGTGGTCGGCGGCGTCTCGATCAACAAGCAGACCGAACAGCTCGCCCGCGGCGTCGACATTCTCGTCGCAACGCCCGGCCGCCTGCTCGATCTCGTCGCCCGCAAGGCCGTGACGCTGACGCAGGGCCGCTATCTCGTTCTCGACGAGGCCGACCAGATGCTCGACCTCGGCTTCATCCATGATCTGCGCAAGATTTCGAAACTCGTGCCGAAGAACCGCCAGACGCTGCTCTTCTCGGCAACCATGCCGAAGCAGATCGCCGAGCTTGCCGGCGAGTACCTGACCGATCCGGTCAAGGTCGAAGTCACGCCGCCGGGCAAGGCAGCCGACAAGGTCGAGCAATATGTTCATTTCGTGCCGGGCAAGGACCTGAAGACCACGATCCTCAAGCAGTCGCTGACCAACAACCCGGATGGCCTGTCGCTGGTTTTCAGCCGCACCAAGCACGGCGCCGAGAAGCTGATGAAGCACCTCGACCATGTCGGCTTCAAGGCCGCTTCGATCCATGGCAACAAGAGCCAGGGCCAGCGCGAAAGGGCCCTGAAAGGTTTCCGTGATGGCGAAATCCGCGTGCTCGTCGCCACCGACGTCGCCGCCCGCGGCATCGACATCCCGGGAGTCACTCACGTCTACAACTATGATCTGCCGGAAGTGCCGGATGCCTATGTGCACCGCATCGGCCGCACGGCCCGCAACGGCCGTGACGGCATAGCGATCGCTTTCTGCGCGCCGGATGAGATCCGCCTTCTTCGCGACATCGAAAAGCTGATGGGCATCCAGATCGCCGTCGCCAGCGGCGAGGCGCCGTCCGACCAGGCCCGCCCCACCAAGGGTCGCGGCGGCCGCGGCAACGGCCAGCATCGCGGCAATGGCGGTGGTCAGCATCGCGGCAATGGCGGTGGCCAGCGTCGTGACGGAGGACGCCCGCCCCGGCGGTCGGCGCAGGAGACGCCGACGAGTGGGTTTGCCGGCGACGATCTGCTGCGCGACGACCGCCCGCAAAAACACGAGCGCCGTGATCACCGCGCCGCAGGCACCGGCCATCACGACGGCCGGACCGAAGGCAACCGCAATCACGAAAACCGCAAGCACCATGGCCGCCCAGGCCCGAAGCAAGACGGCCGGCGCCACGGCGACGGCCAGCCCGGCAATCGGGGTGGGCGCGGTCAAGGCATGCGCCGCGCCGACAACGGCGGCCGCCAGGGCTGAATACTGCGATGACATTGCGGCCGGTCGTCGAAGGCCGGCCTCGATAGGATGCTGATACGAACTCGACCGTGGACCCTTTCTCCGCGGTCGAGTTTTGCAATGAAGATCACCGCCAAGCTAGTGGGCGCTCAATCCTATTTCCCTAGAAGATTATTTCGGCAGCGGGCCGGAGCCTGACGCTCGCTTTGCCTGCATCGAACCCATCAAGCGTTTCGTTGTGATGCGCAACGATCTCGGGAAACAAGAGAGAGCCCGAGTCCGCGGTCGTGTGGCCGTCGGCCACCAGCGTCACGTCATATCCGAGCGAAACTGCCCGCCTCACGGTGGTGTCGACGCAGAACTCGGACATGCATCCGCCAACCACCAGATGCGTTATCGAACGCTCCCTGAGAAGATCGGCCAGGTCGGTTTCGAAAAAGGAGTCGCAACTCGTCTTGTGAACGACGACGTCGCCTGCGGCCGGCGCGATTTCGGCGCGAATGGCCCAGCCCTCTGTCCCGACAGCTAGCCGATGCTCCACATGGCCGTCGTGCTGGACCAGCACCACGGGAACGCCGGCAGTTCTGGCTCTTTGCTTGAGGTCGCGGAGCCGCGCGACCGTATCGTTCAACGCCTGATCGATATGCGGCTGTCGCTCTACGGCGCCCTTTCCCGCAAGGATGGCGTTTTGCACGTCGATTATCACCAATGCCTTGCTCATCGAAGCGCCCCTATTTCACCGAGCCGCCGCATTGCTCGGACGCTCGCCTGCCGCGGCCTCGCTCTCGGTCTTGCGATTGGTGAGGTAAACCCCGGTCACGGCGATCACGGTGCCGACGATCATTGGCCAGGTCAGGGTCTCGCCGAAGAACAGCGCCGCCTGAAGCGCCGCGAGAGGCGGCACCAGATAGATAAGCGATGCGGCGCGCGAAACCTGGCCGCGGCGGATAAGATAAAGCAGGAGCGCGATCGCGCCCATCGACAGTCCCAACACGGACCAGGCAAGGGCAGCGACGAGCTGGAGGTTCCAAGTGACGCGCAGATCTTCGAGCATCAAGGCAAGCGGCACGGTGACGATCAGGGCGCCGACATATTGCAGGGCGGCGATCGACCGGATGTCGCCGTTTTGCAGATAGCGCTTCTGGTAGAGCGTGCCACAGGTCACCGCCGCCATGCCGAGGACGTTGACGGCCACCGGCAAAAAATGGATGGGCGTCGAAGCGGCGTCGATCGCCAGCGTCTTCGGCAAGACGGCGAGCGCGATGCCGCAAAAGCCGAGCATCAGCCCGAGCCGCTGCTGCCGGCTGAGAGTCTCGCCGATCAGCAATGGCGCGATCGCCGCGGTCATCAAAGGCTGCAATCCGGCGATGATGCCGGAGATGGCCGCCGGCACCCCCTGCCCGATCGCCCACCAAACGGCGCCGAGATAGAGACCGTGAAGAAAGACCCCGGAGACGACCGCGTGGCCGACGACGCTCCAGGAGCGCGGCCAGCGCGCACCGGTCGCAGCGCAGAAACCGATGAACAGCAGGATCGCCATGCTGTATCGCAGCACCAGGAAGGTCAGCGGGTCGGCAAAGAAGGCGGCGTATTTCGCAACCACCCAGCCCGTCGACCAGAGCAGCACGAAAATGGCCGGGGCCAGGCGGGCTAGCATCATCGCAGTTTCCCAAGCGGCGGATCCATAAGATCCGAACAAGTCCGTTGCCGCGGCGCTGCTGCATGTTTCCTCAAATCAGAGCCGATTTAAGGATAAAACATGCAGCCATTCAAAGTGCTACAGCGACCTTTGTGCGCCTGAAAGACGCACGGCGCTGTAGACCGCGTGCCGCGCTCGGTCAAAGCAATTTTTCTGATGTTGCGATCAGCCAATCGGAACCAGCAGACGGAGAGAGGAAGCAGACGGGGAAGCGAGGCCGGGCTCGTATTCCTCGCGACAGTGGAGATGCGTCTGATCGACGGCATATCGACGACAACCCTGTGGAGCGCCGAATATTCAGGCATCTGCCCATTTCCGGGCCACGGGAAGAAATCCGTTGGGACCGAATGAGTGTGTTCCGAGAGCGAAAGCGGTTTTCAAATTGCGGACCGGGGCGAGTCCAAAATTCTTCGTCGGCGAACGTGCACGCTTCTTGCATTGCGGCAAACGTTGTACTCAAATGGGCAAAAATAAGGGGACTACGCCTTTGGCATTTGACGAAATGATCAATGCGGACAGCAGCCCGCGCCAGCCATATTCAACCTATCATCAATGGTACGCCAGCCAGGACAGAAACCGGCTCATAGCGAAATCGAAAGAAGCCGAAACCATCTTCCGCAAGACGGGCATCACTTTCGCAGTCTACGGACACGCCGATTCCTCCGAAAAGCTCATCCCCTTCGATCTCATTCCCCGCATCATATCCGGCCGCGAATGGCGCCGCCTCGCCCAGGGCATCGAACAGCGGGTCATTGCTCTCAACGCCTTCCTCGACGACATTTATCACAAGCAGGAAATCATCCGGGCTGGGCGCATCCCGCGTGAGTTGATCGAGAAGAACGACGCCTTCCTGCCGCAGATGATCGGCTTCCGGCCGCCTGGCGGCGTCTATACCCACATCGTCGGCACCGATATCGTGCGCACCGGCGAAGACCAGTTCTACGTGCTCGAAGACAATGCCCGCACGCCCTCCGGTGTCAGCTACATGCTGGAAAATCGGGAAACGATGATGCAGATGTTCCCGGAACTCTTCCATGAGAACCGGGTCCGGCCGGTGGAGAACTACCCCTATCTGCTCCGCCAGAGCCTGTCGTCGCTGGCGCCTCCCGGCTGCGCCGGCAAACCGCGCGTCGCCGTGCTGACACCGGGCATCTACAATTCCGCCTTCTACGAGCACGCCTTCCTCGCCGACATGATGGGCGTCGAACTGGTGGAGGGATCGGATCTCAGGGTCATCGACGGCAAGGTGAAGATGCGCACGACGCGCGGCTACGAGGCGATCGACGTGCTTTACCGCCGCGTCGACGACGACTTCCTCGACCCCTTGACCTTCCGGCCGGATTCGGCGCTCGGCATTCCCGGCATCATGGACGTCTATCGCGCCGGCAACATCACCATCGCCAATGCGCCCGGCACCGGTATATCCGACGACAAGGCCATCTATTCCTACATGCCGGAGATCGTCGAGTTCTACACCGGCCGCAAGCCGCTGCTCGAAAACGTTCCAACCTGGCGCTGCTCCGAGCCGCAGAGCCTGAAATACGTGCTCGAGCATCTCGAGGAACTCGTCGTCAAGGAAGTGCATGGCTCCGGCGGCTACGGCATGCTGGTCGGCCCGACGGCGACCAAGAGGGAGCGTGCTGCCTTCGCCGAGAAACTCAAAGAGCGCCCAAACAACTATATCGCCCAGCCGACATTGTCGCTGTCGACCGTACCGATCCTCGTCAACAAGGGGATCGCGCCTCGGCACGTCGACTTGCGTCCCTACGTCCTCGTCTCCGACAAGGTCCAGATCATTCCCGGCGGCCTGACGCGCGTCGCGCTGAAGGAGGGCTCGCTGGTGGTGAATTCCAGCCAGGGTGGCGGCACCAAAGATACCTGGGTACTGGAGGACTGAGGCCATGTTGGGAAGAACTGCAAACGGCCTCTACTGGATGTTCCGCTATATCGAGCGCGCCGAGAACGGCGCCCGGCTGATCGACGCCGGCCTGCGCATGTCGCTGACCCGCAGCGAGTCGAGCGAGGGTGACTGGGACGGCGTGCTGCAGAGCGCCGGCGTCCGCGAACTCTATGACGAAGTGCACGACACGCTGACGAGC
This DNA window, taken from Sinorhizobium fredii NGR234, encodes the following:
- a CDS encoding DMT family transporter, with protein sequence MLARLAPAIFVLLWSTGWVVAKYAAFFADPLTFLVLRYSMAILLFIGFCAATGARWPRSWSVVGHAVVSGVFLHGLYLGAVWWAIGQGVPAAISGIIAGLQPLMTAAIAPLLIGETLSRQQRLGLMLGFCGIALAVLPKTLAIDAASTPIHFLPVAVNVLGMAAVTCGTLYQKRYLQNGDIRSIAALQYVGALIVTVPLALMLEDLRVTWNLQLVAALAWSVLGLSMGAIALLLYLIRRGQVSRAASLIYLVPPLAALQAALFFGETLTWPMIVGTVIAVTGVYLTNRKTESEAAAGERPSNAAAR
- a CDS encoding DEAD/DEAH box helicase; its protein translation is MSTFKELGLSQQILATLSANGFEKPTPIQAQAIPLVLKGHDLIGLAQTGTGKTAAFGLPMIEKLVADGKRPDPRNIRALVLAPTRELVNQIATNLKLFVKKSPLKVGVVVGGVSINKQTEQLARGVDILVATPGRLLDLVARKAVTLTQGRYLVLDEADQMLDLGFIHDLRKISKLVPKNRQTLLFSATMPKQIAELAGEYLTDPVKVEVTPPGKAADKVEQYVHFVPGKDLKTTILKQSLTNNPDGLSLVFSRTKHGAEKLMKHLDHVGFKAASIHGNKSQGQRERALKGFRDGEIRVLVATDVAARGIDIPGVTHVYNYDLPEVPDAYVHRIGRTARNGRDGIAIAFCAPDEIRLLRDIEKLMGIQIAVASGEAPSDQARPTKGRGGRGNGQHRGNGGGQHRGNGGGQRRDGGRPPRRSAQETPTSGFAGDDLLRDDRPQKHERRDHRAAGTGHHDGRTEGNRNHENRKHHGRPGPKQDGRRHGDGQPGNRGGRGQGMRRADNGGRQG
- a CDS encoding cysteine hydrolase family protein, producing MSKALVIIDVQNAILAGKGAVERQPHIDQALNDTVARLRDLKQRARTAGVPVVLVQHDGHVEHRLAVGTEGWAIRAEIAPAAGDVVVHKTSCDSFFETDLADLLRERSITHLVVGGCMSEFCVDTTVRRAVSLGYDVTLVADGHTTADSGSLLFPEIVAHHNETLDGFDAGKASVRLRPAAEIIF
- a CDS encoding circularly permuted type 2 ATP-grasp protein yields the protein MINADSSPRQPYSTYHQWYASQDRNRLIAKSKEAETIFRKTGITFAVYGHADSSEKLIPFDLIPRIISGREWRRLAQGIEQRVIALNAFLDDIYHKQEIIRAGRIPRELIEKNDAFLPQMIGFRPPGGVYTHIVGTDIVRTGEDQFYVLEDNARTPSGVSYMLENRETMMQMFPELFHENRVRPVENYPYLLRQSLSSLAPPGCAGKPRVAVLTPGIYNSAFYEHAFLADMMGVELVEGSDLRVIDGKVKMRTTRGYEAIDVLYRRVDDDFLDPLTFRPDSALGIPGIMDVYRAGNITIANAPGTGISDDKAIYSYMPEIVEFYTGRKPLLENVPTWRCSEPQSLKYVLEHLEELVVKEVHGSGGYGMLVGPTATKRERAAFAEKLKERPNNYIAQPTLSLSTVPILVNKGIAPRHVDLRPYVLVSDKVQIIPGGLTRVALKEGSLVVNSSQGGGTKDTWVLED